Proteins from one Sulfurovum sp. TSL1 genomic window:
- a CDS encoding alpha/beta fold hydrolase, with protein MLKLILWISYFIIYLIKKLSGANITTSGENIPDPPIMFLANHFTRFETFVVPYLIFTKHKYVSRSLADDTIFVGWLGEYMRLAGTISNKNKERDCIILDDLISAKACWIIYPEGEMVKNKQISFENGEFHIHMEDYNGHVHTGSAVLALKAEIMRERIKTMDDEAAIRRFCKAHRVDRSKLQEGVHLHIMPLSITYYPIRPGENRLLLFIDKFLNLRGTRFFEELEVEINLLMKANMHLHFGKPIVVKEYIDAYLSKHGGTIDDDSLMEELIENQRKKLTTDIMREVYGNMQINFDHIFILSLVTMPTLKVCPSYLKTLIYKNARELRVIPKLNLHPELQTGLFRLILDEDYAPFVSALKIADAQNILYQDSDGDYLFDKSLLEKNYDFHKIRVKNTMQVVLNEINWQERFVSKAKENATLSEQELRVDNFEYLKTSDRKEFEREYVYYHYLPPAKNSIGVPQFYYDQKNSVGLVFSHGYLSVPAALEEMAKYLFEKGINVYLVRLRGHGTDPRALQKVKFEEWECDFGRAFTAMRQVCDKVFIGGFSTGGLLALLHAGKYHVDGVIVVNTALKLNNLKVEYVVTTLNAFNEMVVHLHAQGIKEWIDNHSELSDFNYPRHPLSSVSELEKLMDKTRKLLSQVDDPILIIQGDHDPVVYTKSANMIYERVSTQKKELLFIPSIYHNILTPGKTDPYDLYENIYDYIIRAIAN; from the coding sequence ATGCTGAAGCTGATACTCTGGATATCATATTTCATTATCTATTTGATCAAAAAACTCAGTGGTGCCAACATCACTACAAGCGGTGAAAATATACCCGATCCCCCTATAATGTTTTTGGCAAATCACTTTACACGTTTTGAAACATTTGTCGTACCTTATTTGATCTTCACCAAACATAAGTATGTATCACGTTCCTTGGCCGATGACACGATCTTTGTAGGATGGTTGGGTGAGTATATGAGATTGGCAGGTACCATCTCAAATAAAAATAAAGAACGCGACTGTATCATATTGGATGATCTGATTTCGGCCAAAGCATGCTGGATCATCTATCCGGAAGGAGAAATGGTCAAAAACAAACAGATCAGTTTTGAGAACGGCGAGTTTCACATCCATATGGAAGATTATAACGGGCATGTGCATACAGGTTCCGCTGTACTGGCACTCAAAGCCGAGATCATGCGCGAACGTATCAAAACTATGGATGATGAAGCAGCGATCCGACGGTTTTGCAAAGCCCATCGTGTGGATCGTTCCAAACTGCAAGAAGGCGTGCATCTCCATATTATGCCGCTTTCGATCACCTATTATCCTATTCGTCCGGGTGAAAATAGACTGCTTTTGTTCATCGATAAGTTTTTGAACCTGCGGGGAACACGTTTTTTTGAAGAGCTGGAGGTAGAGATCAACCTGTTGATGAAAGCCAATATGCATCTCCATTTTGGAAAACCGATCGTAGTTAAAGAGTATATTGATGCATATCTTTCTAAACATGGTGGTACCATTGATGATGACAGCCTAATGGAAGAACTCATTGAGAACCAGAGAAAGAAACTTACCACAGATATCATGCGTGAAGTGTATGGTAATATGCAGATCAACTTTGATCATATCTTCATTCTGAGCCTTGTGACTATGCCGACCTTGAAAGTCTGCCCCAGCTATCTTAAAACATTGATCTACAAGAATGCCAGAGAGCTTCGGGTTATCCCAAAATTAAACCTGCATCCGGAACTTCAAACAGGTCTGTTCAGATTGATCCTTGATGAGGACTATGCACCGTTCGTCTCTGCCCTGAAAATAGCAGATGCACAGAATATCCTTTATCAAGACAGTGACGGGGATTATCTTTTTGATAAAAGTTTGTTGGAAAAAAACTATGATTTTCATAAGATCAGAGTGAAAAACACTATGCAGGTTGTTCTGAATGAGATCAATTGGCAGGAAAGATTTGTTAGCAAAGCAAAAGAGAATGCTACATTGAGTGAACAGGAGCTTAGAGTTGATAATTTTGAATATCTGAAAACATCTGATAGAAAAGAGTTTGAAAGAGAATATGTCTATTACCATTATCTACCGCCAGCAAAAAACAGCATCGGTGTTCCACAATTCTATTACGATCAAAAAAATTCGGTTGGACTGGTCTTCTCACACGGCTATCTTTCCGTGCCTGCAGCACTTGAGGAAATGGCAAAATATCTCTTTGAAAAAGGGATCAATGTCTATCTTGTGAGACTCAGAGGACACGGTACGGACCCTAGAGCACTTCAAAAGGTTAAATTTGAAGAGTGGGAGTGTGATTTTGGACGCGCTTTCACGGCTATGAGGCAAGTGTGTGACAAAGTCTTTATCGGAGGATTCTCTACCGGAGGGCTTTTGGCACTATTACATGCCGGAAAATATCATGTGGATGGTGTGATTGTGGTCAATACTGCCCTTAAACTCAATAACTTAAAGGTGGAATATGTCGTTACGACACTGAATGCCTTTAATGAGATGGTCGTACATTTGCATGCACAGGGTATCAAAGAGTGGATCGATAACCACAGTGAACTTTCTGATTTCAATTATCCAAGACACCCGCTTTCATCTGTTTCTGAACTAGAAAAACTGATGGATAAAACCCGTAAACTACTTTCACAGGTAGATGATCCTATTTTGATCATTCAGGGCGATCATGATCCTGTAGTCTATACGAAAAGTGCCAATATGATCTATGAAAGGGTCAGTACACAAAAGAAAGAACTGCTATTTATCCCTAGTATATACCATAATATTCTGACGCCAGGTAAAACTGATCCTTATGATCTTTATGAAAACATCTATGACTATATTATTCGGGCAATTGCTAACTAA
- a CDS encoding MOSC domain-containing protein, with the protein MTLHAIIIGEKAKEPLHYVERVRAVKGKGLEGDRYFYGQGTFNKPPLSQDVREVSILPFESLAECNRRLGSDLDFLDLRRNLVIKNFDASLLEDKIFTIGTAKFRIVRTCPPCRYLSRLLDEDMMKGLKYIGGYRALIVQSGMIHVGDKIIY; encoded by the coding sequence ATGACCCTGCATGCCATTATCATCGGAGAAAAAGCCAAAGAACCTTTGCATTATGTAGAGCGTGTCCGGGCTGTCAAAGGCAAAGGACTGGAAGGTGACCGTTATTTCTACGGGCAAGGTACCTTCAACAAACCCCCACTCTCCCAGGATGTCCGAGAGGTCAGCATACTTCCTTTTGAATCCCTTGCAGAGTGTAACAGACGATTGGGGAGTGATCTGGATTTTCTGGATCTGCGTAGAAATCTTGTCATCAAAAACTTCGATGCTTCACTTCTGGAAGACAAAATATTTACCATCGGAACGGCAAAGTTCCGCATCGTACGTACCTGCCCTCCCTGCCGTTACCTCTCTAGACTGTTAGATGAAGATATGATGAAGGGACTGAAATATATAGGCGGGTACAGGGCTCTCATTGTACAAAGTGGTATGATACATGTCGGAGATAAGATCATCTATTAG
- the thiI gene encoding tRNA uracil 4-sulfurtransferase ThiI — translation MPLRQKQGYTTVGTPSVKTQKFILKLFPEIMVKGASAKKQMVGQLYNNLVKLLGRYSAEITVKKFSDKIEVVTPIEFLTEVRQTLLDTPGIEQVLEALQFDGMETLDQIKVKVNEMMAKEIIGKSFVVRVKRSGQHPFRSLDIEQTVGGYMLAHNDTKGVDLHHPEVTIRLELINKQLNIITLKHAGLSGFPLGTQGDILSLMSGGFDSTVASYLTMKRGIKTHFIFFNLGGIAHEIGVKQVALYLWSKFGASHRVSFISVPFDAVIEEIFRSTHESYMGVTLKRLMLLASEKVANELEIDALLTGESVAQVSSQTLRNLALIDQVTNKLILRPLATMNKPEIIKIASEIGTRRFAENMPEYCGVISKNPITHGSYKRMEKEAARFDYSVLDKAVEDAQKIYVDEIIDDVTNAAPVEVIHDLNDDKYVVIDIRTEDECIQTPCKSIKIPFHKLKTEFKKLPQDKEYLLYCDKGIMSQLHAQYLRDAEDVKNVRVYRPE, via the coding sequence ATGCCGCTCAGACAAAAACAAGGGTATACAACAGTGGGAACACCATCAGTCAAAACACAAAAATTCATTTTAAAACTCTTTCCGGAGATCATGGTCAAAGGTGCATCTGCCAAAAAGCAGATGGTAGGACAGCTTTACAATAATCTTGTAAAACTTTTAGGCAGATACAGTGCTGAGATCACCGTCAAAAAGTTTTCTGATAAGATTGAGGTTGTGACACCTATAGAATTTCTCACGGAAGTACGCCAAACGCTCCTTGACACTCCGGGTATAGAGCAGGTCCTTGAAGCTTTACAGTTTGACGGCATGGAAACACTGGATCAGATCAAGGTCAAGGTCAATGAAATGATGGCCAAAGAGATCATTGGCAAGAGCTTTGTGGTACGTGTCAAACGTTCGGGACAACACCCTTTTAGATCACTTGATATAGAGCAAACGGTGGGCGGATATATGCTGGCACACAATGACACAAAAGGTGTCGATCTGCATCATCCCGAAGTGACCATTCGTCTGGAACTTATCAACAAGCAACTCAATATCATTACTCTCAAACATGCAGGACTCAGCGGTTTTCCTTTGGGCACACAGGGAGATATCCTCTCGCTGATGTCCGGCGGTTTTGACTCGACAGTGGCTTCTTACCTCACGATGAAAAGAGGTATAAAAACCCATTTTATCTTCTTCAATCTTGGGGGGATCGCCCATGAGATAGGTGTTAAGCAGGTGGCCCTTTACCTCTGGTCCAAGTTCGGTGCGTCGCATCGTGTCTCTTTCATCTCTGTACCGTTTGATGCAGTGATCGAGGAGATATTCCGTTCTACACATGAGAGCTATATGGGTGTGACCCTGAAACGCCTGATGCTCCTTGCTTCTGAAAAAGTGGCCAATGAACTCGAGATAGATGCACTGCTTACGGGTGAGAGTGTGGCACAGGTTTCAAGTCAGACCCTGCGTAACCTGGCACTCATAGACCAGGTGACCAATAAACTCATTTTACGTCCTCTGGCTACCATGAACAAACCGGAGATCATCAAGATAGCCAGTGAGATAGGTACACGCCGTTTTGCAGAGAATATGCCGGAGTACTGCGGTGTCATCTCCAAGAACCCTATTACACACGGTTCATACAAACGTATGGAAAAAGAAGCAGCACGTTTTGATTACAGTGTGTTGGATAAAGCCGTAGAAGATGCACAGAAGATCTATGTGGATGAGATCATCGATGATGTCACCAATGCAGCACCGGTAGAGGTGATACATGATCTCAATGATGACAAGTATGTGGTCATAGATATACGTACGGAAGATGAATGCATCCAAACACCATGCAAGAGCATTAAGATTCCTTTCCACAAACTCAAAACAGAGTTCAAGAAGCTGCCGCAGGACAAAGAGTATCTCCTCTACTGTGACAAAGGGATCATGAGTCAATTGCATGCCCAATATCTGCGGGATGCGGAAGATGTTAAAAATGTAAGGGTATACAGACCCGAATAG
- a CDS encoding Na/Pi cotransporter family protein, with the protein MVKKRDKCMTAQLVQALSGLGMFLFGMLYMELALKESAGRRFKSWVKNSTSSTIKSLMTGTVATALLQSSSVVTLMTLSFVSASLISLYSGIVVIFGANVGTTLTSWIVATLGFKVKIEAFALPMIGAGGLLLIFAPDHKKITLVAKVFVGFGLLFLGLEFMKSAIESLTTLIDLEKFSHLPLIAFIGIGFFLTALIQSSSAATAIVLSALYVHILSFEQSAAMVIGTNIGTTVTAMIGAMGGIPDKKRVALAHFIFNFMTAIAAFIILTPLAHFLMGIQKLYDDPVIALALFHTIFNLLGVVLLLPFVSLMAKYLNQLFVHVEPAPTRYIHLVDPQFSETALVALRDEVNNLFVKTMKYALLIANIKPNDVFVKKLGLKEAVEANQDQIEFNHKIAYNTIKEIEIKIMEFVSALNQQDLLPDEKESLDTLLASVRESVYAAKMLKDIKNDMNEFSESSSETIHTIYDAIRRNLLYAIMIYINYMDEVWSMDTCKEKFSKAEEENHRIMNEASISISHKGINEKNVISLLNTNRSVFIATQALFEASRSVSLHFPLED; encoded by the coding sequence ATGGTCAAAAAAAGAGATAAATGTATGACTGCGCAACTTGTACAAGCACTTTCTGGTTTGGGAATGTTCCTGTTTGGTATGTTGTATATGGAACTTGCATTGAAGGAGTCAGCGGGCCGTCGTTTTAAAAGCTGGGTCAAGAATTCAACTTCCTCTACGATAAAATCACTCATGACCGGGACTGTTGCGACTGCCCTGCTTCAAAGTTCTTCCGTTGTCACGCTTATGACGCTCTCTTTTGTAAGTGCGTCATTGATCTCACTGTATTCAGGGATTGTCGTTATATTTGGTGCAAATGTGGGTACGACACTGACGTCATGGATCGTAGCCACACTGGGTTTCAAGGTCAAGATCGAAGCGTTTGCCCTGCCTATGATAGGTGCAGGAGGGCTACTGCTTATATTTGCGCCTGATCATAAAAAGATCACTCTCGTTGCCAAGGTATTTGTGGGGTTTGGTCTTCTGTTTCTTGGTCTTGAATTTATGAAAAGCGCTATAGAATCTTTGACCACTCTTATTGATCTTGAGAAATTTTCACATTTACCTCTCATCGCTTTTATCGGTATCGGATTTTTTCTCACTGCATTGATCCAGTCAAGTTCGGCAGCTACGGCGATCGTACTGAGTGCACTTTATGTACATATCTTGAGCTTTGAACAGTCTGCTGCAATGGTGATAGGTACGAATATAGGGACAACCGTGACAGCAATGATTGGTGCTATGGGTGGTATACCCGATAAAAAGCGTGTTGCACTGGCACATTTTATATTTAATTTTATGACCGCAATAGCAGCATTTATCATACTGACACCGTTGGCACACTTTTTGATGGGGATTCAAAAGTTGTATGATGACCCGGTCATAGCATTGGCACTCTTTCATACGATATTTAATCTGCTCGGTGTGGTGCTGCTTCTTCCTTTTGTATCATTGATGGCCAAATACCTGAATCAACTCTTCGTACATGTTGAACCAGCACCCACACGATACATACATTTGGTCGATCCCCAATTTTCAGAAACGGCTCTTGTGGCATTACGTGATGAAGTCAACAATCTGTTTGTTAAAACAATGAAATATGCACTTTTGATCGCAAATATAAAACCCAATGATGTTTTTGTAAAAAAACTTGGTTTGAAAGAGGCCGTAGAAGCCAATCAGGACCAAATAGAATTCAATCATAAAATAGCCTATAACACGATCAAAGAGATAGAGATCAAGATCATGGAATTTGTGTCGGCTTTGAACCAACAGGATCTACTGCCGGATGAGAAAGAGAGCCTGGATACACTTTTAGCTTCTGTACGTGAATCTGTCTATGCAGCAAAAATGCTTAAAGATATCAAGAATGATATGAACGAATTCTCCGAAAGCAGCAGTGAGACCATTCATACTATTTATGATGCGATACGAAGAAATCTTCTCTATGCGATCATGATCTATATCAATTATATGGATGAAGTGTGGAGTATGGATACCTGTAAGGAAAAATTCTCTAAAGCAGAAGAAGAGAATCATCGAATCATGAACGAAGCAAGTATCTCTATCAGTCATAAAGGTATCAACGAAAAGAACGTGATCTCTCTGCTCAATACAAACCGCAGTGTTTTCATTGCAACGCAGGCCCTTTTTGAAGCATCAAGATCTGTATCATTGCACTTTCCGCTTGAAGATTAG